A single region of the Bacteroides luhongzhouii genome encodes:
- a CDS encoding DNA alkylation repair protein, whose protein sequence is MDIKEQLKDIKTQLRLSMNGAVSQSMREKGLVYKLNFGVELPRIKMIAEGYEKNHDLAQALWKEEIRECKILAGILQPIETFYPEIADIWVENIRNIEIAELTCMNLFQHLPYAPAKSFHWIADEQEYVQTCGFLTAARLLMKKGDMTERASGELLDQAICAVHSDSYHIRNAALLVIRKYMQHSEEHAFQVCRLVEGMADSTSEGEQMLYNMVKEETEE, encoded by the coding sequence ATGGATATTAAAGAACAATTGAAAGATATCAAGACACAGCTCCGTCTCTCTATGAACGGGGCTGTGTCCCAAAGTATGCGCGAGAAAGGGCTGGTTTATAAACTCAATTTCGGAGTGGAACTGCCTCGTATCAAGATGATTGCCGAAGGTTATGAAAAGAATCATGACCTGGCGCAGGCTTTATGGAAAGAGGAAATTCGTGAGTGTAAGATTCTGGCGGGAATACTTCAGCCGATTGAAACGTTTTATCCCGAGATAGCCGATATTTGGGTGGAAAACATCCGGAATATCGAAATAGCCGAACTGACCTGCATGAATCTCTTCCAACATTTACCGTATGCTCCGGCTAAATCTTTTCACTGGATTGCCGACGAACAGGAGTACGTGCAGACTTGTGGTTTCCTGACTGCCGCCCGTCTTCTGATGAAGAAAGGGGATATGACCGAACGCGCCTCCGGCGAATTGCTCGACCAGGCGATTTGTGCAGTACATTCCGACAGCTATCATATTCGTAACGCTGCTTTGCTGGTTATCCGCAAATATATGCAGCATAGCGAAGAACATGCTTTTCAAGTATGCCGCCTGGTGGAAGGTATGGCTGATTCTACCTCGGAAGGAGAGCAAATGCTCTACAATATGGTGAAAGAAGAGACGGAAGAATAA
- the hydF gene encoding [FeFe] hydrogenase H-cluster maturation GTPase HydF: MSLTDTPNANKLHITLFGRRNSGKSSLINALTGQDTALVSNTPGTTTDLVSKAMEIQSIGPCLFIDTPGFDDEGELGELRISRTLKAIEKTDIALLLYEDTTFSHEKEILALLKEKNIPVIPVLNKIDIRENCDSLATYIEKECKIRPLLISAKEQTGIEQIRQAILEKLPSDFGQQSITRELVTENDLVLLVMPQDIQAPKGRLILPQVQTIRELLDKKCLVVTCTTDKFPVTLQALARPPKLIITDSQVFKTIYEQKPKESELTSFSVLFAGYKGDIHYYVESAAAIERLTESSRVLIAEACTHAPLSEDIGRVQLPRLLRKRIGEKLQIDIVAGTDFPQDLTPYSLIIHCGACMFNRKYVLSRIERAREQHIPMTNYGVAIAFLNGILDQIKY, from the coding sequence ATGAGCCTAACAGATACTCCAAACGCCAACAAACTTCATATCACCCTTTTCGGTAGACGGAATAGCGGTAAATCTTCTCTTATCAATGCATTGACAGGACAGGACACTGCACTTGTTTCGAATACTCCTGGAACGACTACCGACCTTGTGTCCAAAGCAATGGAGATTCAAAGTATTGGCCCGTGTCTGTTTATAGATACTCCAGGATTTGATGACGAAGGAGAGCTTGGAGAGCTGCGTATCAGCCGGACTTTAAAGGCTATTGAGAAAACGGATATTGCATTGTTACTATATGAAGACACTACCTTTTCTCATGAAAAAGAGATACTGGCACTATTGAAAGAGAAGAATATCCCTGTCATTCCAGTATTGAATAAAATAGATATACGAGAAAACTGTGATAGCTTAGCTACGTATATTGAGAAAGAATGTAAAATACGCCCGCTACTTATCAGTGCCAAAGAACAAACAGGAATTGAACAGATCCGGCAAGCCATTCTCGAAAAGCTACCTTCGGATTTCGGCCAACAGAGTATCACCAGGGAACTTGTTACAGAAAACGATCTTGTACTTCTGGTTATGCCGCAGGATATTCAGGCTCCCAAAGGCAGACTAATTTTACCACAAGTACAGACCATCCGTGAATTGTTAGATAAAAAATGCCTCGTAGTGACTTGTACTACTGACAAATTTCCGGTGACCCTGCAAGCTCTTGCCCGTCCTCCTAAATTAATCATCACCGATTCGCAGGTCTTCAAAACGATTTATGAACAAAAGCCTAAGGAAAGTGAACTAACCTCTTTCTCTGTGCTTTTCGCAGGATATAAAGGTGATATTCATTATTATGTAGAAAGTGCAGCCGCCATTGAAAGACTAACGGAATCGTCGCGTGTACTGATAGCGGAAGCTTGTACACACGCTCCCCTTTCAGAAGATATAGGAAGAGTGCAACTTCCCCGTTTGTTACGGAAACGAATTGGAGAAAAACTACAAATTGATATTGTAGCAGGAACCGACTTTCCGCAAGATCTGACTCCTTATTCGCTGATTATCCATTGCGGAGCATGTATGTTTAACCGTAAATACGTACTTAGTCGCATTGAACGTGCGCGGGAGCAGCACATTCCTATGACGAATTATGGAGTAGCGATTGCTTTTCTCAATGGAATATTAGATCAGATAAAATATTAA
- a CDS encoding adenylosuccinate synthase, protein MKVDVLLGLQWGDEGKGKVVDVLTPKYDVVARFQGGPNAGHTLEFEGQKYVLRSIPSGIFQGNKVNIIGNGVVLDPALFKAEAEALEASGHPLKERLHISKKAHLILPTHRILDAAYEAAKGDAKVGTTGKGIGPTYTDKVSRNGVRVGDILHNFDQKYAAAKARHEQILKSLNYEYDLTELEKAWLEGIEYLKQFHFVDSEHEVNNLLKDGKSVLCEGAQGTMLDIDFGSYPFVTSSNTVCAGACTGLGVAPNRIGEVYGIFKAYCTRVGAGPFPSELFDETGDKMCTLGHEFGSVTGRKRRCGWIDLVALKYSVMINGVTKLIMMKSDVLDTFETIKACVAYKVNGEEIDYFPYDITEGVEPVYAELPGWQTDMTKMQSEDEFPEEFNAYLTFLEEQLGVEIKIVSVGPDRAQTIERYTEE, encoded by the coding sequence ATGAAAGTAGATGTTCTATTAGGATTACAATGGGGCGACGAAGGTAAAGGAAAAGTAGTCGACGTTTTAACACCTAAGTATGATGTGGTTGCTCGTTTTCAGGGCGGCCCGAATGCCGGTCACACGCTTGAGTTTGAAGGACAGAAATATGTACTTCGCTCGATTCCTTCCGGTATTTTTCAAGGAAACAAGGTAAACATCATTGGTAACGGTGTCGTACTTGATCCGGCATTGTTTAAGGCAGAGGCAGAAGCACTTGAAGCATCAGGCCATCCGCTGAAAGAACGTTTGCACATTTCAAAGAAAGCTCATCTAATTCTTCCGACACATCGCATCCTGGATGCTGCCTATGAAGCAGCCAAAGGAGATGCTAAAGTGGGAACTACCGGTAAGGGTATCGGTCCTACTTATACGGATAAAGTGAGTCGTAACGGTGTTCGTGTAGGTGATATTCTTCATAACTTCGACCAGAAGTATGCCGCTGCGAAAGCTCGTCACGAACAAATTCTGAAGAGCTTGAATTATGAATACGATCTTACTGAACTGGAAAAAGCATGGTTGGAAGGTATCGAATACCTGAAACAATTCCATTTCGTAGATAGCGAACATGAAGTGAATAACCTGTTGAAGGATGGTAAGAGCGTGCTTTGTGAAGGAGCGCAGGGTACTATGCTTGATATTGATTTCGGTTCATATCCGTTTGTGACTTCTTCCAATACCGTATGTGCGGGAGCCTGCACCGGACTTGGAGTGGCACCTAACCGTATCGGTGAAGTATATGGTATCTTCAAGGCATACTGTACTCGTGTCGGAGCAGGTCCGTTCCCATCAGAATTGTTTGATGAAACAGGCGACAAGATGTGTACGTTAGGACATGAATTCGGTTCTGTAACCGGACGTAAACGTCGTTGCGGATGGATCGACCTGGTAGCGTTGAAGTATTCCGTGATGATAAACGGGGTTACCAAATTGATTATGATGAAGAGCGATGTACTCGATACTTTCGAAACAATCAAAGCGTGCGTTGCTTACAAAGTGAACGGTGAAGAAATCGACTACTTCCCGTATGACATCACAGAAGGCGTAGAACCTGTATATGCAGAGCTTCCGGGCTGGCAGACAGATATGACCAAGATGCAGAGCGAAGATGAATTCCCGGAAGAATTCAATGCTTACCTGACTTTCCTGGAAGAACAGCTTGGTGTAGAAATCAAGATTGTATCTGTAGGACCGGACAGAGCACAGACCATCGAACGTTATACTGAAGAATAA
- a CDS encoding alpha-L-fucosidase, protein MKTRFITFLLLFVMNLGVFAQSSYQPTEENLKARQEFQDNKFGIFLHWGLYAMLATGEWTMTNNNLNYKEYAKLAGGFYPSKFDADKWVAAIKASGAKYICFTTRHHEGFSMFDTKYSDYNVVKATPFKRDIVKELSAACAKQGIKLHFYYSHLDWAREDYPWGRTGQGTGRSNSKGDWKSYYQFMNNQLTELLTNYGSIGAIWFDGWWDQPKTFNWELSEQYALIHKLQPGCLVGNNHHQTPFDGEDIQIFERDLPGENASGLSGQEVSRLPLETCETMNGMWGYKITDQNYKSTKTLIHYLVKAAGKNANLLMNIGPQPDGELPAVAVQRLAEMGEWMKQYGETIYGTRSGAVAPHDWGVTTQKGNKLYVHILDLKDVALFLPLTDKKVKKAVLFKDQSPVRFTKTKAGVLLEFAEVPKDIDYVVELTID, encoded by the coding sequence ATGAAAACACGTTTTATAACTTTCCTTTTGTTGTTCGTAATGAACTTGGGAGTATTTGCGCAATCTTCCTATCAGCCTACCGAAGAGAATCTGAAAGCACGGCAGGAATTTCAGGACAATAAGTTTGGTATTTTTCTTCATTGGGGGCTATACGCTATGCTCGCTACCGGTGAGTGGACTATGACAAACAATAATCTGAATTATAAAGAGTATGCCAAACTGGCAGGCGGATTTTATCCTTCCAAGTTTGATGCGGACAAATGGGTGGCAGCTATCAAAGCTTCAGGAGCGAAATATATCTGTTTCACTACCCGTCATCATGAAGGCTTTTCTATGTTTGATACCAAGTATTCGGATTATAACGTAGTCAAAGCTACTCCTTTTAAAAGAGATATTGTGAAAGAACTGTCAGCAGCCTGTGCCAAGCAGGGCATCAAGCTCCATTTTTATTATTCACATCTTGACTGGGCGCGCGAAGACTATCCTTGGGGACGTACAGGGCAGGGCACAGGTCGCTCGAACTCAAAAGGAGATTGGAAAAGTTATTATCAATTCATGAATAACCAGTTGACAGAGTTGTTGACGAATTACGGTTCGATAGGTGCCATCTGGTTTGACGGATGGTGGGATCAGCCCAAAACTTTTAACTGGGAATTATCGGAACAGTATGCTTTGATTCACAAACTCCAACCGGGTTGCCTGGTGGGCAATAATCATCATCAAACGCCTTTTGATGGGGAAGATATTCAGATTTTCGAACGCGATCTGCCTGGTGAAAATGCTTCGGGGCTTTCCGGACAGGAGGTGAGTCGTCTGCCTTTAGAGACTTGTGAAACAATGAATGGTATGTGGGGATATAAGATTACCGACCAGAATTATAAATCGACAAAGACATTAATTCATTATCTGGTGAAGGCAGCCGGTAAAAATGCCAATCTTTTGATGAATATCGGCCCTCAACCTGATGGGGAACTTCCTGCGGTAGCTGTACAACGCTTGGCAGAGATGGGAGAGTGGATGAAACAATATGGTGAAACGATTTATGGAACACGAAGCGGTGCAGTTGCTCCGCACGATTGGGGAGTGACGACACAAAAAGGAAATAAGCTCTATGTGCATATTCTCGACCTGAAAGATGTGGCTTTGTTCCTGCCGTTGACGGACAAGAAGGTCAAGAAGGCAGTCTTGTTTAAAGACCAGTCTCCGGTTCGTTTCACAAAGACGAAAGCCGGTGTTTTGCTCGAATTCGCCGAGGTTCCGAAAGATATTGACTATGTGGTAGAACTGACAATTGACTAA
- the hisS gene encoding histidine--tRNA ligase — MAAKPSIPKGTRDFSPVEMAKRNYIFNTIRDVYHLYGFQQIETPSMEMLSTLMGKYGDEGDKLLFKIQNSGDYFSGITDEELLSRNAAKLASKFCEKGLRYDLTVPFARYVVMHRDEITFPFKRYQIQPVWRADRPQKGRYREFYQCDADVVGSDSLLNEVELMQIVDTVFSRFNIRVCIKINNRKILSGIAEIIGESDKIVDITVAIDKLDKIGLDNVNAELKEKGISDEAIAKLQPIILLSGTNAEKLATLKNVLSASEVGLKGVEESEFILNTLETMGLKNEIELDLTLARGLNYYTGAIFEVKALDVQIGSITGGGRYDNLTGVFGMAGVSGVGISFGADRIFDVLNQLELYPKEAVNGTELLFINFGEKEAAFSMGILAKVRAAGIRAEIFPDAAKMKKQMSYANAKNIPFVAIVGENEMNEGKAMLKNMETGEQNLVSSEELIAVVKK, encoded by the coding sequence ATGGCAGCAAAACCAAGTATTCCTAAAGGAACTCGTGACTTTTCGCCGGTAGAAATGGCGAAGCGTAATTATATATTCAATACGATTCGTGACGTATACCATCTGTATGGTTTCCAGCAGATAGAGACTCCGTCTATGGAGATGCTTTCTACATTGATGGGAAAATACGGTGATGAAGGAGATAAACTACTCTTTAAGATTCAGAATTCAGGAGATTATTTTTCCGGGATTACTGACGAAGAATTGTTAAGCCGTAATGCTGCCAAACTGGCAAGCAAATTCTGTGAGAAAGGTTTGCGTTACGACTTGACAGTGCCTTTTGCCCGTTATGTAGTGATGCATCGTGATGAGATCACTTTCCCGTTCAAACGCTATCAGATTCAACCGGTATGGCGTGCCGACCGCCCGCAGAAAGGACGTTATCGCGAATTTTATCAATGTGATGCCGATGTTGTAGGAAGCGATTCGTTATTGAACGAAGTGGAATTGATGCAGATTGTCGATACCGTTTTTAGTCGTTTCAATATTCGTGTATGTATTAAGATTAACAACCGCAAGATTCTTTCCGGTATCGCTGAAATTATAGGCGAATCGGATAAGATTGTAGATATTACCGTAGCAATTGACAAACTGGATAAAATCGGTCTGGATAATGTAAATGCCGAACTGAAAGAGAAGGGAATCAGTGATGAGGCTATTGCCAAGTTGCAGCCGATCATTCTTCTTAGTGGTACGAATGCGGAGAAATTGGCAACACTGAAGAATGTGTTATCAGCCAGTGAAGTAGGGCTGAAGGGAGTGGAAGAGAGTGAATTTATTCTGAATACACTGGAAACAATGGGCTTGAAGAATGAAATCGAACTTGACCTTACATTGGCTCGCGGACTGAATTATTATACAGGAGCTATCTTTGAAGTGAAAGCACTGGATGTACAGATTGGCAGTATCACTGGTGGTGGCCGTTATGATAACCTGACCGGAGTTTTCGGTATGGCAGGTGTGTCCGGAGTGGGTATCTCTTTTGGTGCAGACCGTATCTTTGATGTATTGAACCAGCTCGAACTTTATCCGAAAGAAGCTGTAAACGGAACAGAACTTTTGTTTATCAACTTCGGTGAAAAGGAAGCTGCATTCTCTATGGGAATTTTGGCTAAAGTGCGTGCTGCCGGTATCCGTGCCGAAATTTTCCCGGATGCTGCCAAGATGAAGAAACAGATGAGTTATGCCAATGCGAAGAATATTCCGTTTGTAGCTATTGTCGGCGAGAATGAAATGAACGAAGGCAAAGCAATGTTGAAGAATATGGAGACAGGAGAACAGAATCTTGTTTCATCAGAGGAGCTGATTGCTGTTGTGAAGAAATAA
- a CDS encoding zinc metallopeptidase yields the protein MMSYWVLFIGIAVVSWLVQMNLQNKFKKYSKIPTGNGMTGRDVALKMLHDNGIYDVQVTHTPGRLTDHYNPTNKTVNLSEGVYESNSIMAAAVAAHECGHAVQHARMYAPLKMRSALVPVVNFASSIMTWVLLGGILLINSFPQLLLAGIILFAMTTLFSFITLPVEINASKRALVWLSSSGITNSYNHAQAEDALRSAAYTYVVAALGSLATLVYYIMIFMGRRD from the coding sequence ATGATGTCTTATTGGGTATTATTTATAGGAATCGCTGTTGTAAGTTGGTTGGTACAGATGAATTTGCAAAACAAATTCAAGAAGTACTCTAAGATTCCTACAGGAAATGGAATGACAGGACGCGACGTTGCTTTAAAAATGTTGCATGACAATGGAATTTATGACGTACAGGTTACACATACGCCGGGACGGTTGACCGACCACTACAATCCTACTAACAAAACGGTGAATTTGAGTGAAGGGGTGTATGAAAGTAATAGTATAATGGCAGCTGCCGTAGCAGCTCATGAATGTGGACACGCTGTGCAGCACGCACGCATGTATGCTCCGCTGAAAATGCGTAGTGCGCTGGTTCCGGTTGTGAACTTTGCCTCTTCCATTATGACATGGGTATTGTTGGGTGGCATCTTGTTGATAAACTCTTTCCCGCAGTTATTGCTGGCAGGTATTATCCTGTTTGCCATGACTACACTGTTCAGCTTTATCACGCTGCCGGTGGAAATTAATGCAAGTAAACGTGCGTTGGTATGGTTGAGTTCATCCGGCATTACTAATTCGTACAATCATGCACAGGCTGAAGATGCTCTTCGTTCTGCAGCTTATACATATGTAGTTGCTGCATTGGGCTCATTGGCAACATTGGTATACTACATCATGATCTTCATGGGTAGAAGAGACTAA
- the hydG gene encoding [FeFe] hydrogenase H-cluster radical SAM maturase HydG, translating into MIYQKDSSKAEEFIHHEEILDTLEYAHNNKDNRVLIEQLIEKAALCKGLTHREAAILLECNQPDLIERIFHLAKEIKQKFYGNRIVMFAPLYLSNYCVNGCVYCPYHAKNKTIARKKLTQEEIRREVIALQDMGHKRLALEAGEHPSLNPIEYILESIQTIYNIKHKNGAIRRVNVNIAATTVENYRRLKEAGIGTYILFQETYHKDNYEVLHPTGPKSNYAYHTEAMDRAMEGGIDDVGIGVLFGLNTYRYDFIGLLMHAEHLEAKFGVGPHTISVPRICSADDINAGDFPNAISDEIFSKIVAVIRIAVPYTGMIISTRESQESRKKVLELGISQISGGSRTSVGGYAETELPDHNSAQFDVSDTRTLDEVVNWLLELGYIPSFCTACYREGRTGDRFMSLVKSGQIANCCGPNALMTLKEYLEDYASEDTRRKGLELILKETERIPNPKIREIAIRNLKAIAAGQRDFRF; encoded by the coding sequence ATGATATATCAAAAAGATTCATCCAAAGCAGAAGAGTTTATCCATCACGAAGAAATTCTGGATACACTGGAATACGCACATAACAATAAGGATAATCGTGTCTTGATTGAACAACTGATTGAAAAGGCAGCTTTGTGCAAGGGACTGACACACCGGGAAGCGGCTATTCTGCTGGAGTGTAACCAACCTGACCTGATAGAACGTATCTTTCATCTCGCCAAAGAAATCAAACAGAAGTTTTACGGTAACCGCATCGTCATGTTCGCACCGCTTTATTTATCTAATTATTGCGTAAACGGTTGTGTATATTGTCCGTATCATGCCAAGAACAAGACTATTGCACGCAAGAAACTGACACAGGAGGAAATCCGCCGGGAGGTAATTGCTTTACAGGATATGGGACATAAGCGACTGGCTCTTGAAGCCGGTGAGCATCCGTCACTGAACCCGATAGAATATATTCTGGAATCTATTCAGACAATTTATAATATCAAGCATAAAAACGGAGCTATCCGCCGGGTAAACGTAAATATCGCAGCCACGACGGTAGAAAATTATCGTCGGCTGAAAGAAGCGGGTATCGGCACGTATATCTTATTCCAGGAGACTTATCACAAAGACAACTACGAAGTTCTCCATCCTACCGGTCCCAAAAGCAATTACGCCTATCACACCGAAGCGATGGACCGTGCGATGGAAGGAGGAATCGATGATGTAGGCATTGGCGTCCTTTTCGGTTTGAATACTTATCGGTATGATTTTATCGGATTATTAATGCATGCCGAACATTTGGAAGCCAAATTCGGTGTAGGCCCACATACAATCAGTGTGCCGCGCATCTGTTCGGCAGATGACATCAATGCGGGAGATTTCCCGAACGCTATTTCGGATGAGATATTCAGCAAGATTGTAGCTGTTATCCGAATTGCCGTTCCTTATACAGGAATGATTATTTCTACACGTGAATCGCAAGAATCACGCAAAAAAGTGCTCGAATTGGGTATCTCACAAATCAGTGGCGGTTCGCGTACCAGTGTAGGCGGATATGCTGAAACGGAATTACCCGATCATAATTCCGCCCAATTTGATGTGAGCGATACCCGGACATTGGACGAGGTGGTCAACTGGTTGCTCGAACTCGGATATATCCCCAGTTTCTGTACAGCCTGTTACCGGGAAGGACGAACAGGTGACCGTTTCATGTCATTAGTGAAATCCGGTCAGATAGCAAATTGTTGCGGACCAAATGCCCTGATGACTCTGAAAGAGTATCTGGAAGATTATGCTTCAGAAGATACCCGTCGGAAAGGATTAGAACTGATTCTAAAAGAAACAGAACGAATCCCCAATCCTAAAATCAGGGAAATAGCTATCCGGAATCTCAAAGCTATAGCCGCAGGACAAAGAGACTTTAGATTTTGA
- the hydE gene encoding [FeFe] hydrogenase H-cluster radical SAM maturase HydE gives MKQWIDKLRQERTLSPEELRQLLTGCDAETLRYINKQAQEVALRHFGNKIYIRGLIEVSNCCRNNCYYCGIRKGNPNIERYRLSLESILDCCRQGYELGFHTFVLQGGEDPALTDDRIEMTVARIRQDYPDCAITLSLGEKSRDAYERFFRAGANRYLLRHETYNESHYRQLHPAEMSGKQRLQCLEDLKDIGYQTGTGIMVGSPEQTVEHIIEDILFIEKLQPEMIGIGPFLPHHDTPFAHYPSGTVERTILLLSIFRLMHPSALIPATTALATLIPDGRKRGILAGANVVMPNLSPREERKKYELYNDKASLGAESAEGLAALQKQLNTIGYEISTERGDFRSD, from the coding sequence ATGAAACAATGGATCGATAAACTACGGCAGGAAAGAACACTTAGCCCGGAAGAGCTCCGGCAACTGTTGACCGGATGTGACGCAGAAACCCTGCGTTACATCAATAAACAGGCGCAGGAAGTCGCTCTCCGCCACTTCGGAAATAAGATTTATATCCGTGGACTGATTGAAGTCAGTAATTGCTGCCGGAACAACTGTTATTACTGTGGTATCCGAAAAGGAAATCCGAATATCGAACGTTACCGGTTGAGCCTGGAAAGTATACTGGACTGTTGCCGGCAAGGATATGAATTAGGCTTCCACACTTTTGTGCTGCAAGGAGGAGAAGATCCTGCACTGACAGACGATCGGATAGAAATGACTGTCGCCCGTATCAGGCAGGATTATCCGGATTGTGCCATTACACTGTCGCTCGGAGAAAAGTCGCGTGATGCATACGAACGTTTCTTCCGTGCCGGAGCCAACCGTTATCTGTTACGTCACGAAACGTATAATGAGTCACATTACCGGCAACTGCATCCTGCAGAAATGTCCGGCAAACAGCGCCTGCAATGCTTAGAGGATTTAAAAGACATCGGCTATCAGACAGGAACCGGAATTATGGTCGGCAGCCCGGAGCAAACAGTAGAACATATCATCGAGGATATATTGTTCATTGAAAAGCTACAGCCGGAAATGATCGGCATCGGTCCTTTCCTACCCCATCATGATACGCCTTTTGCCCATTATCCCAGCGGGACAGTGGAACGGACGATTCTGCTATTATCTATCTTCCGCCTGATGCATCCATCCGCATTGATTCCGGCAACAACGGCTCTCGCCACTCTTATTCCTGATGGTAGGAAGCGGGGGATATTAGCAGGCGCAAATGTAGTTATGCCCAACCTGTCTCCCCGGGAAGAACGGAAAAAATATGAATTATACAATGACAAAGCTTCACTCGGAGCGGAATCTGCCGAAGGGTTGGCAGCTTTACAAAAGCAGTTGAATACCATCGGTTATGAGATTTCTACCGAAAGAGGGGACTTTAGGAGTGATTAA
- a CDS encoding Fur family transcriptional regulator produces the protein METQNVKDTVRQIFTEYLTANGHRKTPERYAILDTIYSIDGHFDIDMLYSRMMDQENFRVSRATLYNTIILLINARLVIKHQFGTSSQYEKSYNRETHHHQICTQCGKVTEFQNEELQQAIENTKLSRFQLSHYSLYIYGVCSKCDRANKRKKVNNNNKKEK, from the coding sequence ATGGAAACTCAAAACGTGAAAGATACAGTAAGGCAGATATTCACGGAATATCTCACGGCGAACGGGCATCGTAAGACTCCTGAACGCTACGCCATACTTGATACTATTTATTCTATTGACGGTCATTTCGATATTGACATGCTTTATTCACGGATGATGGACCAGGAGAATTTCCGGGTGAGCCGGGCGACTCTCTACAACACCATTATTCTTCTTATCAATGCACGACTGGTCATTAAGCATCAGTTCGGTACTTCTTCCCAATACGAAAAATCATATAATCGCGAGACACATCATCATCAGATATGTACTCAATGTGGTAAAGTGACCGAGTTTCAGAACGAGGAACTGCAGCAAGCCATTGAAAATACGAAATTGAGCCGCTTCCAGCTTTCGCATTACTCCTTATATATATATGGAGTATGTAGTAAGTGCGACAGAGCTAACAAACGGAAAAAAGTAAATAACAACAATAAAAAAGAAAAATGA